Genomic window (Parabacteroides sp. FAFU027):
ACGAATTTGTAGAGCTTGATAAACCGCGTCTTTCTGCTGTTCTTTCGGGAACTCCCCGCCAGGTTTCAACGCTGATTCCAAGTGCTGAAAATGGCCTGTTTAGCCGCTTTATCTATTACTATATGAACATTCGTCCCGAATGGATCAATGTATTTGCAGGGAACGATAATCAGAATCTCGATAAATATTTTGATGATCTGGGTTCTCAGTTTTATGCTTTTTACAATCAATTGAAGGAAGCGACACCTTTACATTTTAGGTTATCAGAGCAACAGCAGGATGAGTTTAACAGCTTCTTTTCTGATATGCAGATAAAGTTGCATTGTATGTTAGGGGATGAATACTTGGCAAGTGTTCGCCGTCTGGGTTTGATATCATTTCGGATAGCAATGATACTTACAGCTCTGAGGGTAATGGATAAAGGCAATATGAAGGAGCCGTTGATTTGTTCGGATGTCGATTTCAAAACTGCGATGGCAATGGTCAGGGTGTTGATAGAGCATGCTTCTTATGTTTTTAGTCAGTTGCCGGAAGAGAGAGCTTGCGTGGGGAAAGGAAAAAATAAAAAGCAACTATTCTTTGACGCATTACCTGATACCTTTAATCGTAAGATCTATTTAGAAGTAGCGGATAAATTGACGCTGAACCCTAAAACTGCTGAAAAGTACATTGCAGACTTCAAGAAATCGGGTTTGCTCAAACATGATGAGCATAATAAGTATTCGAAATAATTGACTTTATCAAGATATTGGTTTGACTGAAAAATGTCGGAATCACCCTTTCGGCATTTTTCTCTCTTTATCCAAAGTGCAATAGATATTTACGCATGGTGCGATTGTGCGTGAAAGTTTGATCCAATTTTAGGCGATTCTTTACGCGCTATTAGTCATAACAAAATAATAAAAGGTCACATGAGAATATACGAACCAACAGGAAGAGCCAGGGAATATTCACCGCTCGCATTGAATTACTTCAAAGGTTGCACTCATAATTGTCGGTACTGCTATGTAAACAGGTTAAACGAAACAGCACGAAATGGTATATCTCAGTATATGATACATGAAGTCCCTGATGAAATGAAATTTAAGGTGTTGGAAGAGAGTGCGAAAAAGTATCAGGGATGTAACAAACAGATTCTCTTATGCTTTACAGGCGATCCTTATAGCGAAAGCCTCCAGGAATCGACAACAAAGGTGCTTGGAATTCTGAATAAGTACGAACATAAGGTTTCTATTTTGACTAAAGGGGGCAATCGTGTACTTAATGACATTGATTTATTCAATCAATTCAAGAGCAGGGATTTATTTACAGAAAGTATCCCTCGCATTATAGTTGGAGCTTCACTAACGTTTGATAATGATGACGACTCTCTTAAGTGGGAGCCAGGAGCGGCGTTGCCTCAGGAGCGGATAGAATCACTTCGTGTATTATCGGAAGCCGGGATAAAGACGTGGGCGAGTTTTGAACCCGTAATATACCCCGAGCAATCACTCAATCTGTTACATCAGGTAAGCCCTTTTGTTGATTATGTGAAGATTGGCAAAGTTAATGATTACAGTGGTTGGGATAAGCAGATTGATTGGAATGACTTTATCGTAAGGGCTGTTGCTATTTGCCGACAAACCGGATTAAAGTTTTATATCAAAGATGATCTGGCTGCATTCAATCGGGATACTGTTTTTCGTGATGAAGAAAGAAATTCCGATTTGTTTTGTTTGTAATAACGATTACAGGCCTTAATCTTTTTGACAGTAGGGAAGTAGCTCTGTAAGCCGCTTTCCTACTGTTTTTATATATTGCTGATTCATCTTGAAACCTGCCTTTTTTTTGTATTTTTGCATTTCACGAAACAATAGATTAATGCCCCAAAATATCCTGCAATATGAATCTGATAGTATATCCAATATTTCAAAACTATCGGTATGGGGCATAACGAATATGTCATTCGTCGCGATAAAACATTGAGTGACATATTATTTATCGACAAATTCTTCGATGTGATTGTCGCCAACCCTCCTTATGGTGTAGATTGGAAGCTATACAGGATATTTTGGCCGATTTGAACCGGTTAGAGGTTGGATTAAAGGATTTAGAAGTAAAATTGAGTATATAACATTATTCGGTAAATATGAACGGGCAGCAAAAAATATCCATACGTTTTTTCGACGATCGCGAAGTACGGGCATTATGGGACGAGCAAAACGCCAAATGGTGGTTTTCGGTGCTGGATATTGTAGCCGTGCTTACCGACCAAAACGACTACTCCAAAACCCGTAACTATTGGAAATACCTGAAAGCTAAATTAAAGAAAGAGGGTAGTCAGTTGGTTAGTGCCACTACCCAACTGAAACTAACGGCAGCTGACGGTAAAAAGTACAAGTCGGATATGCTCGACTATAATGGCATTATTGCTTTAGGCAAAACTTTTCCCGGGATAAAGGCCAACCGCTTTATCGAATGGTTTACCTATAGTGATGAAACGATCGACGGAAAAAGCAAAACAAAAGCCTATGCGCTGTTCGAAAGTTCGTTTATCGACAGCATAGAGGTGGGCACGACCAAAGGTTTACAGCAAATCCATGCCTATTTGTTTGGTGGCTTGTACGACTTTGCCGGGCAAATCAGGCAAAAAAACATTTCGAAAGGCGGATTCCGATTCGCTATGTCGCAGTACCTCGATACCACATTAAAACAAATAGAAGCGATGCCCGAAAACACTTTTGATGAAATTGTAGATAAATATGTGGAAATGAACATTGCTCACCCCTTTATGGAAGGCAATGGTCGTAGCACCCGGATATGGTTGGATTTGATATTGAAAAAACGCCTGAAAAAATGCGTGGATTGGAGTAAAATAAGCAAAACGGATTATATGAACGCTATGGTGGCAAGTGCGGCAAAAAGTGATACCCTGAAAAAACTGCTGAACGCTGCCCTGACCGATCAAATTGACAGCCGCGAAATGTTCATGAAAGGAATTGATTACTCCTATTATTATGAAGAAAATTAATATGCAACTGACGATATATACAAACCATCGGGGATAGAATGACAGGGGGGGATTCCTGAGCATTGGGAAGTCAAAAGGGTAAAAGATTTCGCAACCGCAGTAAGTTGAATCCATTTTTTCTACAAGAAACAAAAGGCAATTTATCGCAATTGTTTGATGATTTTGAGCATACTATTCAAAATCCTGACATCCCTTATATACAAAAAGATTCAGATCTTTCATCAGCCGCAGAATCACCGATTGGATAATTGATTCCCTCATTTTTGTATTTTGTAGGATTGGAGGATTTTAGGACATATCGGAAATGAATTCCTCAAATCCGATATGTCCTCTTTTCCTCATTTATGAGAACATAGTACAATTAACGCCTTATGTGCTAAGATTTAATTTGATGATCCCTTGGGAGCTTCTGATTTATTATCTTTCCTCCCATTTGATATTTAGAAAATCGTACATGTCCTCGATACCGTCAATTCCAAAACAGAAATTATTTTCAATAAATGCTTCTGTTTCAGTACTTATTGCATAAATAGCCTCTTTAAGCCTTTTTTCATTGGGTATCATTTCTTCATCTTCAGTTCCTTCATGAATGATATCGCAGGTTTCATCGCGTTTTAATGACTTTAAATCTATTCTTGCATAGAAT
Coding sequences:
- the fic gene encoding protein adenylyltransferase Fic — translated: MNGQQKISIRFFDDREVRALWDEQNAKWWFSVLDIVAVLTDQNDYSKTRNYWKYLKAKLKKEGSQLVSATTQLKLTAADGKKYKSDMLDYNGIIALGKTFPGIKANRFIEWFTYSDETIDGKSKTKAYALFESSFIDSIEVGTTKGLQQIHAYLFGGLYDFAGQIRQKNISKGGFRFAMSQYLDTTLKQIEAMPENTFDEIVDKYVEMNIAHPFMEGNGRSTRIWLDLILKKRLKKCVDWSKISKTDYMNAMVASAAKSDTLKKLLNAALTDQIDSREMFMKGIDYSYYYEEN
- a CDS encoding radical SAM protein, whose translation is MRIYEPTGRAREYSPLALNYFKGCTHNCRYCYVNRLNETARNGISQYMIHEVPDEMKFKVLEESAKKYQGCNKQILLCFTGDPYSESLQESTTKVLGILNKYEHKVSILTKGGNRVLNDIDLFNQFKSRDLFTESIPRIIVGASLTFDNDDDSLKWEPGAALPQERIESLRVLSEAGIKTWASFEPVIYPEQSLNLLHQVSPFVDYVKIGKVNDYSGWDKQIDWNDFIVRAVAICRQTGLKFYIKDDLAAFNRDTVFRDEERNSDLFCL
- a CDS encoding N-6 DNA methylase codes for the protein MGHNEYVIRRDKTLSDILFIDKFFDVIVANPPYGVDWKLYRIFWPI